In Chroicocephalus ridibundus chromosome 21, bChrRid1.1, whole genome shotgun sequence, the sequence TGGTCCCTCTGATTCGATCTGCCGGACAAGGTCGCCCGTAAGAACAGGGGTGGTGGACTTCTGAGCCCCAGAGCCCGGTGTGAGGAGGATGCCGAGCCTTTGGCACCGGGCAAGAGGTGATTGGAAGAGGGTGCAGCAGGCAGAAACACGAGGgatgccccagctcctgcccccgccccggcaggTCTCACTCCCCTCTGCGCTCCaggtcccccagcccagcctcacccCCAAAGTAGGAGCCATCAGACAGCTTTGTCTCCTTGTTGCCCTTGGTGAGGATGCTGACCACCCCGTGCTGGATGAAGTACATCTTTTTGCCCACAGTGCCCTCACGGATGATGAAGTCCCCAGGCTGGAAGACCTCAAAGCGCAGCTTGGTCAGCATGGCTGTTACAAAGTTGGGGTCTGCATTGGCAAACAGGGGCATGTTGGCCACCAGGTTGCGGCAGTTGAAGTTGATGATCTCCTGTGGGGTGAGGAGCACGTCAGCAGAGACATCACCCAGCCTGACCTCAGCAagcaccagccccccccccggccaagtCACCAGCGCTGGGGGGCCTGCCCATACCTCTTTGAGGGGCTCACTGAGCTCCCCGAGGATGTTCTCCTCGTCAAACATCTTGCCCTGGTAGCGGTGCTCGTAGTACTCGTGGATCCGCTGGCGCGTGTCCCCAGGCAGCTTGTGGAATGACATGTACTGCTCCACTTGCTTGTACTGTGGGGACAAGGCAGAGCCACAGAGGGCTGCGCTGAAACGAGCTGCACCGCGCTAGAGGCcggcagcacagcacagctggccGACGCTTTCCCTCTCCTCGGCGgtgagaagcagctgctgccagagctggggTCCAGGCACCCCTGATCCAGGGCCCTGCTCCAGAGGCCACCTCCAGGGCAGAGGACAGGACATCCGCGCACTCAGGACGCAGAGGGTCCCAGGACAGAGGCCAGGATGGGGCCTCGCTATGCTAAGGTGAACCCCAACATCACGAATGGGGCACCTCCATCCACGTGGGCAGCCGGACAccccccctcccacacccccaggCGAGTGGCAAGGGCAGAGATCAGGGCAGGAatctgcagggcagggcagcccgtGCTGAGCAGGTTCTGGAGCTGGACCCACTCGCTCCAGGGCGTCCTTCCCACTCGCTACCCCACCCCACTGACCTTCTCCTGGTACTGGCGCCGGGACGAGTCCAGCGACTGGATGAGGGCGGTGGCATGGCCGATGAACATGGCGTAGCAGGTGGCCCCCACGATCATGCTCAGCATCGTGAGCCAGACATCAGTCATGCCCTCGGGTGCCTGCTGGCCATAGCCGATGCAGAGCATGTGGCTCATGGCCTTGAACAGGGCGTGCGAGTACTGCTTCCCCCAGGAGTCATTCTGCAGACGAGGGAACGGTGTTGCTGGGGAGTCTGTCGGAAGGAGCTGCGGGGCTGAACCCTCCAGTCCCCCCTCCCCAAGGCAAGGGAGTCCAGAGCCCCAGCGAGGAAAAGGCTCCCGGTGCGTCCAAGCACaaagggcagagccctgctctggGAGGAGGCATTGGGAACCGTGCAAAGCCCTGAGCCTGCACCAGCCCCTGctctggggaggaggcaggagccccACTGCCCTGTTccctcctggcagggcaggagggatttCCCTGGCTGCTCCgactgcagcagcagccaaggcGGGCTGAGATAGGAAGGTAATGCAGAGATTCCCTCGCTGCTGTTGCAGGACTGTGACCATAGAGACGCTGCTCCACAGCGGGGATCTGGGCAGCTCCAGCCTTAGCGTACAAGACGTGTAACCAAAGCCTCTCCTCCCCCCGGCAGACGCACGGCCGGTATTGCCCCTGCCCGGGGCACTCACCACCATGTGGTTGATGGAGACCCAGCAGTCCTCGGGGAAGTCTTGCAGCATGGGCACCAGGAACTGGAGGCAGCCGTCCCAgtgacagagcagcagcatcATGCCGATGAGGTTGAAGATCCTCACCACAGCACTGGCCAGGTCGTACGTCATATGGAAGATctggggaagagccaggagcagagctAGAGAGACTCTTCCCAGAACAGCCCTCTGAACCCCTGCCCTCCAGCCCTACCTCACAGCCAGGGACCCCTGACGTGGCCTGAGACCCTGAGCAGGGGTCTTGGACCCCCAAGGGGTTCTCACCTCCTCCCACTGGTGGATGTAGCGTATGAGGCGCGAGAGGCGCAGCAGGCGCAGCAGGCTGAGGATCTTGGTGAAGCGGACGATGCGCAAGGCCCGGGCTGTCTTGTAGACGTCAGAATCCACCTGGGTCTCCAGGTCAACAATGAGGAAGATGTAGTCAACGGGGATGGAGGAGATGAAGTCAACCAGGAACCAGCTCTTCAAGTACTTCATTTTGATGGTGTGAGGGTCAAGGATGATCTCTGTGTTGTCCTCCACCACAATGCCTGTCCGGAAGTTCAGCACTAGGTCAGCCAGGAAGAAAGTGTCCGAAAGCACGTTGAAAACGATCCAGGGAGGGGTGTTCTCATCCTTGAAGAAGGTGATGCCCACAGGCAGGATGATCAGATTCCCCACCATCAGGAGCAGCATGATGAGGTCCCAGTAAAACCTGCAAGGAGGGAGCACgggggatggaggagggcagggagaagtggggagaggcaggacaCAGCTGGTTAGGAAGCAAACCCAGGTTCAAAGTTAGAGACTCCAACGCACCATGGAGAGACGGGCACTCAGGACACACACACGTGTGCCTGCCCACACACATGACTAAGACCCCGCCGCTCGGCTGGGACACATGCGAGTGTATGTGTGCGGAGAGGAGCGACTCTGCAGCGGCTCTCGAGGCAGAGCAGGGTCTGGGGGAGGAAATATCGGGAACGTGTAGGAATGGAGGGACGTAGCTCAAGGAGCGTGGCCGCCGCTCGTCCCTCTCTTTAAGGCATGGCAGTGTGGGCACACGTACGTCCCCACTCCAATCTTGACATCTGCCCTGTACAAAACTCAGGGAGGATGGGGGCTTTGCTCCCCAGAGCTCCCTGTCATCCGCCGGCTCCCCGCCACCCGCCAGGCTGGCTTAGCAGGATTTAGAGTAAGCTTTGCTGGTTATGCAAACCGAGCACCAAGCTCCTGGGGCAGCCGCGGGACTTGGGGGCCGGGGAGGCAATCGGGATTGTAGCCCGGTCAAGCCAGGCAGCAGCCACAAGGACAGACAAGTGCCATCACCACGGGGAAAGTGGGAGGAACAGGGGCTGCTCAGGAGCACTGGGCAGGAGCTACACAGCCATGGGCCTGCAGGAGCCCCTAAGCCACATCCTTCCTCGGGGAGTGGACAAGCTTAGAGGCTTTGGAAGAAAAGCCGAGAGGCAGCGGGCAGCAGTTGATTAGCATTTGGTTATGGCATGAAATTCCGCATCCCCATTCACACGCAAATGTGGCTGGGGTGTTTTCAATCTTCACACAAATACGTGAGGCCTTTTTTCACGAGGCCTGCGAGGGCTCCTGCAGCGGCTGGGTGGACTCCCAGGCCCCAGCTTAAAGTTTTATGGGTGCCTGGAAAAGCCAGTCCAGCTCCCACCTTTGGGTGCCCCCATAAGCCCCAGCCCTGGTGGTGGGTATAGACCCCAATCTCCAAAGGTGACCTCAGGGCAACTCTTAGTGCCTGGTGGATCCCAACTGGCCTTTGCATGTGACAAGAAGCCCACGGGTGTTTTGCACCCTGCGTCCCCGGTGGGGCACAGGCACAAAGCTTTCTGCAggtggcagggaagaggagggaggagaagtcaTGGTACCACGTGAGACTCCTCCATCCAGAGAGCACCAGAGCCTGGTGGGGGGGAACCACCTCCCCGGAGCTCCCCAGGGCCCAGGCGCCTCGCACAAATTAACGCCTTCCTGCCCACAGACATGGAGACACTGGCCAGGCAGAAGGGGCCTGACCTGGCCATGCAATCGCCTCCCGCGCCCCCACACTGTGCCCCGAGAAACACGGTGCGCCGAGGGGGAAACCGCCTCCCCCCGCAGCTGCCTGAACCTGTCGGAGCTCTTGATTCAGATCTTGGCTTAAGCTCTTTAGGGCAGGGCCTGTCCTTTACTCTGTGTCAGGGCCAACGCGCGGGGCCCTGATCTCAGTGGCCTTTATGTATCCCCATAATGTGATGAACACCAGCATAATCCTGCCAGCTGTCCACCTGCCAGCTCACTTCGTGTCACCTTCAGCGCAGGGCACCGGCTGTGCAAGCCGCTCCTGCTGAGCTCAGGCTCACAAACTTTGGGGCAGCTTCCCCCGGGGAAAAGGGGTCTAAGGGCTCGCAGCCCTCGGAGCAGCATAGGGGAGCTGGTACGCATGGCAGGTCGGGGCCCAGCAGTGAGGAGAGCTGGCTACAGGTGCTGGGCACCTGCTGGGAGTGACAGCCCCACTCCAGGGTGCCTCGCCAGGCTGGGGACATCGGCCATGTCACAGCTTGCTGCGGGAGATGACTGCCTGGCAGCTTCATCCCCCGTAGAGAAAGCCCACCCTATATGACTCAACATCCCCGTGACACCCAGATCCTCCCACATCATCCGTCCCCGAGCTCTCCCTGTGATCCCGGTGACACCGTGAGCCAGGCCCGGCTCCTCGCTCGGCACCCTGCCCTCCTCCACCAGCGGCCAGTGCTGGGCCGGTGTTGGGCCAGTGCTGCGGGCAGCTCGGGGGGCCTGTGTCCCCGGGGGGACAACGCGGCTTCCCATCGGGTGCAGAAACTAAACGCAGCGTGGAGAAGGAGTGGGGGGAGCTGTGCAAGGAGCCAAGGAGGGGCGGCCCCTGCTTCCCCCTCCACACACCCAGAGCCGGGGCAGCAAAGATGGGCTGCCCGGGGTGCGGGGCCCGGGATGCGGGGcccaggagaggctgaggcagaaGAAAGTTGCCCGCGTTCCCCGGGGAACCGGCGCGGGAGGACCCGAGGATGGGGAAAGGGCTGGGGCAGCGCGGCCCCGGTAAGCGCCGGCCCCGCGCTTCGCCCGGCAGCCGCGTCCCCCCggcccggtgccagccccggcgcCCGTCACTTGTTGCCCCgacggccgccggcggggccgggacggGCCGGGACGGGCCGGGCGGCGGAGCCGCGCTCAGCACCACGgacagcggcggcggggccgggcgcggggcgggcgcggggcgggcgcggggcccggGTCCCACCTGAAGTCGCTGTAGGGGTGGATGATCCAGGCGCCGGCCGACTTCACCCGCTGCCGCTCGATCTCCACGGCCCGGTGGCTGCCGAACATGCGCAGCGAGAACTTGTTCACGGCGGGCTGCAGCATGGCCCCGAGCTGCCGCTGCACGAacgtgcccgccgccgccgccgccgccgcctcgccctcCGCCACGATCTGCTCAGCCGCCGCCGGCGAGGCcggggccgcgcccgccgcccccgcgggcgCCCCCGCCGCCTCACCGTCCAGCACCGGCGGCTTCTCCCGCGGTTCGGGGCTCCGGCCCGTCGCCGCGTccatgccgccgccgccgccgccgcgcctcaCGTTTCCTTCAAACGCCCTTGCCCGggcgccctgcccgccgccccgccgcacatgcccggccccgggcgggcgctcgctcgccgcccccggccgctcggTCACCGGCCGCGCTCTCAAGCTCGTCGGCGCCCGCAGCCCGGCCGGCACCCGCCTGTTGCGCACGCCCtggcgcggcggccgggccccgccgccagcggggAGGCGCCGGCGGCACCGGAGCGGCGGCGCGCCGAGCAGCgaggcccgggcggcggcggcggcggcggcggcggcggcggcgggaccccgcggcgggcggggcggggcggggtgggcggAGCTCCGGGGGCgacggccgccgccgcgccccgcccctcggccccgccctggccccgccgcgccgtGTGACGCACGCGTGCGTGCATGCGCGGTACGTGCGTGCGTGCGCGGCCCCGCGGCGAGCTGCGCGCGGCCTGTGAGGACTCGGATCCGTggggcggcggcgagcggcggagccggagccggagcagCTGGAGCGGGGCCCGGGATTCCCGGGGGCCCACGGCCGCCATCACGGATTTCCTGTGGGACAAGCGCACCGGGCTGGCTGCGAGGACGGtgcggcgcggggcgcggcgcggcgccggggggggcgggggtagGCCGCGGCctccgcggcgggcgggggcggtcCGGGGCCGCCCGGGGCAGGCCCCGCCGGTGGCTCttggcggggccgcggccgcagCCCGGCGGCCTGGGGGTttccggggcgggccgggccggatGGCCCGAGGAGGCCCCGGCTGGGCCTTGGGGGTCGGGGCGGGAGGTTCTccgcccgccgccccttcccgcgGCCCCGGTCTCTCCCGGTGACCGGGCCGCGGTGCTTCCGCTTTTGGCGCTCGGCGCGGCCCTGCACACGGCGGAGGCCCCGCCCGGCGGCCGCGGAGCAGGGCGGCGAGCGCGGCCgccatcatcatcatccccaAACCGGTTCTAGGCCTGCTGCGAAACGCCTTGGTGCGGGCTTTGCTCGCGCGTAACGAGGTCGCCCGGCCTCGGCGGGCCGCCAGCcgcgcctgccgccgccgccggtaaTTAGAGGCTGGAAGCGGCGCCCGCAGTGGGCGCAGCCGGACGCGGCGGCACCCGCGAACAAGGGGGAGCCGTGAGCGGCCCCGCAGAGCCCGGCCTGGCTCTGGGGGGTGAAGCCAGCGGGGGGGTGACAGCCCGTGCCCCCTGGTCGCCACATCACGGGGGGCAGTTCGGCATTCTGACGGCCCTGCTGGTAATGTCAGCGTAGGTGTGGGTGCGGGGCGGCAGCCGGGTGTGTGAGTGAACCTTTTCGGGGTGAGGAAAATCGGTGGTGGGAGGTCAGTGGACAAAGGGAGATGCGGCAGGTTGAGCTGCTTCATGTTTCAGAACTGGAATACGTGTGGGGAATGTCTGTGGAGTGAGGGTGGGAGGGGGATCCCAAGCACCAGCCCTTTGGGTTGGGACCAGGCGTGCCATCGTACTGAAGGGTTTTCTCCTTCGTGCTTCACTCTCGCATCCCAGCAGGGCCGTAGAGGTGAGCACTCTTCCCTCTGAGGTAGGCTCTGCAAAGCTTCGTTAACACCTCCGTGCATGGAAAAGAGCTTTTTGCTCCCTGGGTGCTGTAGGGCCCTCCCTGCTTGCTGTGGGAACCGTAGATGTCACTTGATTGTCAGTAAACTGGAGACATCTCTTCACGAGCTGCCCACGTTAGTGGCTTCAGTACTGGTGCGCAAGGACTTTGGACCAAGCACTGGTGATATCCTGAGCTTCATTTCACCTTCTTTCCGTTTTCCTTGGTggtgcttttctccttcctgggGAGCATATTAGTTGTAAGAGAGAAGGTGGAGGCCCTGAAGGTGCAAAGGCTGCTTCTGGAGCCGTGACCCATAGAGATGGGGGATGAAGAGGGGAAAGTAACCTGGAAAACAGAACCGCAGCAAGCACGGCCCATGTGGGTGGTCACATCCTCTCTCATACAGGATTCTCAGAAGTTCATCCCTCTCAGATCCCCTGTGCACGCTTGGACATGTTGCTCATTGCTTCCCCCCTCCTTGCCCTTTCGGCTTCTTGGCCGTGGACTCTCTGTGCTGGTTTCTCTCTCTTGCCATCGCCTCACAAAGTCATCCCTGTTGTCTCTTAGATGCCTCACTCTAGAAGGTACCGCTCGTCGGAGCGCAGCAGCCGAGGCAGCTATCATGAGCGCTACAGAAGTCGCAAACACAAGAGACGGCGGACACGGTCGCGATCGAGCAGCAGCGAGCGTGATCGTCGGCACCGTCGGGAAGACAGTTACCACGTTCGGTCCAGGAGGTGAGTCTGCAAAGACGAGGCAGGACCTTGAACCCTGTGGTGTTTCTCCAGCTCAGCTTGAGGCAACTATGGGCAGCCCAGCTTCTGGGGGGCCCAGGCCCTGTTCTCTCATATGCTCTGAGCTATAATGTCCTGGGAGGTGTTCGTAATCGAATCCCCCTTGGCTTGCTTCCCCTCCCTAGCTATGATGACCACTCAGCAGACAGGAGAGCCTATGACCGGCGTTACTGTGACAGCTACCGGCGGAACGATTACAGCCGCGAGCGAGGGGAAGCCTACTATGAACCCGAGTACCGTCATTCCTACGAGTACCGACGCTCCCGGGACCGTGAGGGCAGCTACCGGAGCTGCAAAAGCAGCCGGCGTAAGCACAGGCGGAGGCGGCGCCGCAGCCGGTCCTTTAGTCGCTCCTCATCGGTGAGTATCCTGCTGTGCTGGGCCTCCCCTGTAACCTTTCTCTCCCAGGTGGCGAGCTGGGTAAGTAGAAAACTCACTTTCTAAAGCTCTCGGACTCAGCTCGAGAAATGTGTAGACAGCCTTTGATGCAGACAGCAGTTCCTGTCCACCATCCTGATGCACCTGGGCAgtggctgccctgtgccagctggGCACAGGCGGCTCCGACCCTCTCTTAGTGTTGCCCGCTCCGAGGTGGGAGGAGGACAGGCGTGTCTTGCGAGGCTTGCGTGTCCCCGGGGTGGTGCTGCAGTCCTCAGCTCCTTTATCCCTGCAGAGCGCTGCTTTTGTTCGGTGACGCTCATTAAGAGCTGTTTAGGAACCCCAGCCAAGCAGCCTTTTGTGCAAGGTTTGTACAGCAAATGCTCAGCTGATCCTGGTCGCAGAGAGCTCAGCCTGTCTGTGACAGGCAGCTTGGTCCCCATGGTCCCTGGTTCGGGCAGGAAGCCCCCCCTGTCTCTGAAGGTTAGGTGCTGCGTCAGAGTGTGATCCTTCTGGGTGGGCCCAGCTGATGGGGGATGTCGTGCGAGGGGCTTTGCAAAGGAGTAGAGCTTGTGAACTGGTCAGTTCAGGTGGAGGCAGCAACCATCACAGGCTCTTCTCAGCAGTGTCCCTTGGTTTCTCTTCTTGTCTATTCTGCTGTTCACCTTCCACTTCTGTTAGACCCCAGATAACgtcctctgctctgtgtgtggaGCTCTCAGTGTTGTCTGGTCTGTTCCGGCTGTATGTCCAGGGATGGGATTGTGGGCTGGATTCAGGTCCCAAGTCTGCTGGCTGGTTGCTCCCAGGTGTGGGGATACTTAGCTGAAGAACTGAAGGCAGGAATTTTCTCTTCTCTGGCATAAACCTCTTATCTGCCTCATCCCAGGCTGTCCCTATTCCCTGTTGGgcctctgcttctctcctggaGGTTAGTCCTTCCAGGATCAGCTTCTTTGGGGTAGGGTCTAGAAGTGTAACATCTTCCCCCAGGCAGTCACTTACAAATTCTCTCTGGTTTTGGATGGATCACTGTACCGAGAGTTGCTTCTGAAATCTCTGAGTTCATCTTTTTCTAAGTGTGGGGGCTGGGGAAAGCAATGTGGGCGGTTGTTGGAATGGGATGgggagtggctgtgtggggcagccTGGCCCTTTGCTTGTGCAGGACTTCCCAGcgcctgccttctgctgcctttcctcaGTGGCTGCCGTGGGGCTGAAGCGAGCCTCTCCCTGCGGCCACTGAGTGCCCGGCTGCAGAGTTGTGCTTCAGCTGCTCTCTTGGCATTATCCAGGACCCGAAGGCCAGTGCCATTCCTCTCTGAGCCCCGCTAGGAGCGAGAGCAGCTGGCCCCTTCCACTGCCCCTCCGCTAGCCCTTGTTCTGACCGTCTCTGCTCTCACACTGGTTCGGGTGGGGCTGTTtgtaggttctttttttttttctttttttttcttttctttttttttttttgctacaacgAAAAGcgaactgtttttttcttttctgagctaGTGTGTTGTATCTTGACATGTTCCCTTGCAATATCCCTATCGTTATATATTCCTCTGTGCCGTATGAATTGGCTGGGAATCTCCTCCTGCAACCCCTCCTCAAACAACCATGTGAATTTCCAAACCAACCAATGCGTGACGCTGGCTGCTGCGCTGGTTTGAAAATCTGATTGGTGAATGATGAATTCCCTGTCTGCCTGGGCCAGCAGCGGAGTCGACAGAGCAGCAGAAGGGCCAAGAGTGTGGAGGACGACGACGAGGGGCATCTGATCTATCGCGTCGGCGACTGGCTACAAGAAAGATGTACAGCCAAATCGTAACATAATTTAGCTCTCTAGTTAAGCTCCCATCGCAGTCGCAGATCTGTCttatctttctgtttcattttattttcattgtttattaAAGAGAAaccctctccttttccttccccttttgttAAAGCtacatttatattttgtattgttACTGAAGTGCCAGGGAACTAGGGCAGTTGCCTTGTGCAGCCGGTGTCAGCCTTCCGCTGCTCCGGTCTCCCAAGCTGTGTGCAGGTTAGGTGTTGCAATGCATTCTCCTCTGCCTTGTGTATGCACTGCATCCAGGTCGTGCTCTCTCTCTCATctgccttcctctccttctctctctctcagatgaGATTATTAGCACCTTAGGGGAAGGCACGTTCGGCAGAGTGGTGCAGTGCATCGATCACCGGAGGTACGTCTGCTCCTGGGCCAGACCTTGGTGgtgaggggaaaagagagacCACAGCTGGGGATGGAGCCTTTCATGCTTAGCCTGGGAGCCTGGGGGTGAAAACGAGTTGCTTGGTTTCCAGTATTCTGCTGCTGGTCTGGGTGTTCACCCTCTTGGGTCGCCCTTGTGTCGGAGAGGGCTCAGGGGGAGCCTCTGGGAGGGAAAAGGCACTACTTTGGTGGCCACCCCTTAACAACAGCCACTTCTGGCGTGAGCAAGGGTGGCGGAAGGCCGTGCTGCACAGGGTGAGGCTGGGTCAGAAAGCCCTTTTTGCAGGACGCGGGCTCTGACCCAGCTCAGGGGTGATCTGgtgttttcctcctgtttctcccCCAGGGGTGGTGCACGTGTTGCTCTCAAAATCATTAAAAACGTAGAGAAATACAAAGAGGCTGCTCGGCTGGAAATTAACGTGCTGGAGAAAATCAACGAGAAGGATCCTGAGAACACAAAGTGAGTGTGCCCTTGATGTTAAAAGGGGAAGGGCAAGCGTCGCCTCAGCACCGttgcagggatgggatgggaggggtACTTGATGTTGCGTGACTGAATTTGTTTGTAGCTCGTTTTCGGAGGCATATTGGCTTCCTGTGGGATAGACTGAGCAAGGAAAGGAGGAGCCTGGCACAGCGATAACGGAGCCGAGTGGTGTGTGCAGATGTGTCCCAAATCAgagttttttttctcagtctttgtGTCAGGATGTTTGACTGGTTTGACTACCACGGCCACATGTGCATCTCCTTCGAactgctggggctcagcacctTTGATTTCCTGAAGGACAACAACTATCTGCCTTACCCCATCCACCAAGTACGGCACATGGCCTACCAGGTGTGCCAGGCTGTGAAATGTAAGTGTTCACTGCTCTTCTCTCCACTGGTCCTTGACTGGAGAGCTGCGCAGCTCACAACATCTGGGCCAGTTCAACTGGTGGCCCGAAGCAGCGAATTCTTGCTGTGGTGCCGCTGTGCCAGTTCTGAGACCGAGCCTTCCTGCCCCTTCAGCAGTGAACGCGTGCTTGGAATGAATCCTTTTCCTGATTGTAATGTTTTCTGATGCATGTGGGTTGGCAGTAGCTCAGGGCACTGTAGCATCCACCACCACACACGTTCTGGTGATCGATATGATAAATCTTTGTGCTTCTGCCGAAGCATCTTAGTCTGGACTAGCCTGGCAGTTCTAAATGTGGGCTAAACTGGTGCCAGTGCGAGCAGACTGAATCAGCAGTGTTCGTGCTTCGGGTGGGTGCAGCTTCCCATTGCTTCTGTTCCGTCACCCCGACTCTGTTTGCTTCCTCAGTTCTGCATGACAACAAACTCACTCACACTGACCTCAAGCCAGAGAACATCCTCTTTGTGAACTCTGACTATGAACTCTCCTATAATCTGGAAAAGGTAATGGCGCTGCCTTGCGTTAGGGGTCTTCTCTTGGGTTCTTAGTATCCCGTACCTTATCAGCAGGTGGGAGGAGTTGGAACGTGGCCCCAGGAGACACAGGGTTGACCATCAACGTTCATGCACTTGTTCAGGGCCTATATCTTGCGTGAGCAGCCTGTGTAGTCTATAAGTAAGCCATAGGGACCACAGGCTTACCTGCGTGATGGTGAGAGTTTGTCTGGGGATTGTGCTGAGTTAATGTTCCCTCCGAAGCCTTCCCCTCCCGTGGTGTGCTGTGGCAAAGCCTCAGATGTGTAAGGAAGGGGCTAAGTCCGCATCTCAGAACTCCTGAGTAACCATTACCATTCTCTTCCGCGAAGAAGAGGGATGAGCGGAGCGTGAAGAGCACGGCCATCAGAGTGGTGGACTTCGGCAGTGCCACATTTGACCATGAGCATCACAGCACGATTGTCTCTACCAGGCATTACCGGGCCCCCGAAGTCATACTGGGTAGGTACTGCTTGGTCTTTCTGCGGAGGCAGGTGTTCGCCtggagggctctgggtgctgcctgcTGGGTTAAGAAGCATTTTTCCTCTACATCATTCTGTAGCGGTCCTAGGTTTACCCGGGGAGATAAGTGCTTTATTTAACATGCACTACTCTCAATTTTCTGTGAGGGTCAACAACTTATAAGTTGGTGTTTTGGCATTGCTACCAGCTGGACAGTATGTTGCCACCAGCATATCAGGAGCCTGGCTGGAATGGGAATATTTTTCTCcagatgtttgtttttaaaagggtgAGGGGGAGGGATTTGGAATCTTAGGCCATAACTggatcttttctttaaaaaacattgttttttagAGCTTGGCTGGAACCAGCCCTGTGATGTGTGGAGCATTGGCTGCATCATCTTTGAGTACTATGTGGGTTTCACCCTGTTTCAGGTGAGAACTGTGTGCTGCATGGCTCCCAGTACAGCCAGGAGCCTCTGGGACTGATGGGGTTCCCTCCATCACTGCAGTCTTGTAGAGATGACCGAGGTGTTGCCCAGCAAGGGGTTCTGAACTGGGCTGGAGGTAGAACGACTGGAATCTGTTCCATGCCTTCCCTTTATGTTTCTCTCTCTCAGACGCATGACAACCGGGAGCACCTGGCCATGATGGAGAGGATTTTGGGGCCAATTCCTTCTCGGATGATCCGGAAGACGAGGTGAGCAAGGCCAGCTGGGCACTGCAGGCTTGGCAGCTCTCTCCTGCTTCTCGTGTAGTGGTTCTCTCTGAGGGATCGATTTTGAAGCTGCCTGCTGAGCCAGTTGTCGGTGCTGCTGCAGTGTCCTGAGCAGTGTGCACTGCCAGGGCTGGCGCCTTGCTCTTGCTGCAAGACGTTTTGTGCTTGAGTGTAACCTGTTCCCACTTCTAACCCCgacaggaaacagaaatatttctaccATGGCCGCCTGGACTGGGACGAGAACACCTCTGCTGGCCGCTATGTTCGGGAAAACTGCAAGCCACTGCGGGTAAGGCGGGGTGGGCAGAAGCACCAGGTTGCTTTATCCTTTTCTCATTGCAGAGTCTAACAGTGCCTGCCCCAGTTGTGAAGATTCTTCCTGTGGGCAAGGTTGGGCCACTGAAAGGGTCATACCGATGTCTTCCCAAAGGAGCCTTGGCTGTCCCAGACATAAACTAGGAAGACTGCAGCAGCCTGAGCTTAATCtgaagtggaggaggaggagggcatggAGACCTCAGGAAGTGCCTGGGAAAGATGGTGGGGGGTGAAAACCTGGCAGTGCTGTGCTTGGTAAAGCAGCCCAGAGCTCAGGTCTAGAACGAGAGACGTTCTGAACAAACCAGTCTTCCCCCAGCTTAGCCGTTTGGCCCAGG encodes:
- the CLK2 gene encoding dual specificity protein kinase CLK2 isoform X2, which codes for MRGTCVRARPRGELRAACEDSDPWGGGERRSRSRSSWSGARDSRGPTAAITDFLWDKRTGLAARTMPHSRRYRSSERSSRGSYHERYRSRKHKRRRTRSRSSSSERDRRHRREDSYHVRSRSYDDHSADRRAYDRRYCDSYRRNDYSRERGEAYYEPEYRHSYEYRRSRDREGSYRSCKSSRRKHRRRRRRSRSFSRSSSRSRQSSRRAKSVEDDDEGHLIYRVGDWLQERYEIISTLGEGTFGRVVQCIDHRRGGARVALKIIKNVEKYKEAARLEINVLEKINEKDPENTNLCVRMFDWFDYHGHMCISFELLGLSTFDFLKDNNYLPYPIHQVRHMAYQVCQAVKFLHDNKLTHTDLKPENILFVNSDYELSYNLEKKRDERSVKSTAIRVVDFGSATFDHEHHSTIVSTRHYRAPEVILELGWNQPCDVWSIGCIIFEYYVGFTLFQTHDNREHLAMMERILGPIPSRMIRKTRKQKYFYHGRLDWDENTSAGRYVRENCKPLRRYLTSEAEDHHRLFDLIESMLEYEPSKRITLAEALKHPFFDVLEMEPSSKMWDSSRDISR
- the CLK2 gene encoding dual specificity protein kinase CLK2 isoform X4 — its product is MRGTCVRARPRGELRAACEDSDPWGGGERRSRSRSSWSGARDSRGPTAAITDFLWDKRTGLAARTMPHSRRYRSSERSSRGSYHERYRSRKHKRRRTRSRSSSSERDRRHRREDSYHVRSRSYDDHSADRRAYDRRYCDSYRRNDYSRERGEAYYEPEYRHSYEYRRSRDREGSYRSCKSSRRKHRRRRRRSRSFSRSSSRSRQSSRRAKSVEDDDEGHLIYRVGDWLQERYEIISTLGEGTFGRVVQCIDHRRGGARVALKIIKNVEKYKEAARLEINVLEKINEKDPENTNLCVRMFDWFDYHGHMCISFELLGLSTFDFLKDNNYLPYPIHQVRHMAYQVCQAVKFLHDNKLTHTDLKPENILFVNSDYELSYNLEKRDERSVKSTAIRVVDFGSATFDHEHHSTIVSTRHYRAPEVILELGWNQPCDVWSIGCIIFEYYVGFTLFQTHDNREHLAMMERILGPIPSRMIRKTRKQKYFYHGRLDWDENTSAGRYVRENCKPLRRYLTSEAEDHHRLFDLIESMLEYEPSKRITLAEALKHPFFDVLEMEPSSKMWDSSRDISR
- the CLK2 gene encoding dual specificity protein kinase CLK2 isoform X3 encodes the protein MRGTCVRARPRGELRAACEDSDPWGGGERRSRSRSSWSGARDSRGPTAAITDFLWDKRTGLAARTMPHSRRYRSSERSSRGSYHERYRSRKHKRRRTRSRSSSSERDRRHRREDSYHVRSRSYDDHSADRRAYDRRYCDSYRRNDYSRERGEAYYEPEYRHSYEYRRSRDREGSYRSCKSSRRKHRRRRRRSRSFSRSSSQRSRQSSRRAKSVEDDDEGHLIYRVGDWLQERYEIISTLGEGTFGRVVQCIDHRRGGARVALKIIKNVEKYKEAARLEINVLEKINEKDPENTNLCVRMFDWFDYHGHMCISFELLGLSTFDFLKDNNYLPYPIHQVRHMAYQVCQAVKFLHDNKLTHTDLKPENILFVNSDYELSYNLEKRDERSVKSTAIRVVDFGSATFDHEHHSTIVSTRHYRAPEVILELGWNQPCDVWSIGCIIFEYYVGFTLFQTHDNREHLAMMERILGPIPSRMIRKTRKQKYFYHGRLDWDENTSAGRYVRENCKPLRRYLTSEAEDHHRLFDLIESMLEYEPSKRITLAEALKHPFFDVLEMEPSSKMWDSSRDISR